A section of the Rhodobacteraceae bacterium M382 genome encodes:
- a CDS encoding DUF4242 domain-containing protein: MPRFIIERNFADQLVIDNDAKIQIKEINDEEGVEWIFSFLSADKRKTYCLYEAPDEDSLRKAAERLNIPADVITSVDRIDPGLFA, from the coding sequence ATGCCAAGATTTATTATTGAAAGAAACTTTGCGGATCAGCTCGTAATAGACAATGACGCCAAAATTCAGATAAAAGAGATCAATGACGAAGAGGGCGTCGAGTGGATTTTTTCGTTTCTGAGCGCTGATAAACGCAAGACATACTGTCTGTACGAAGCACCCGACGAAGACAGCCTGAGAAAAGCAGCCGAACGCCTGAATATCCCAGCAGATGTTATAACATCCGTGGA